The Gemmatimonas aurantiaca T-27 DNA segment ACGAAAAGCATCGGCAGGAAGCGTGGCCTCAGGCGACCAGGTCGTGAGCGTGATGGTGCGATCGACGCCCTGACCATCGACTACCTGTACCCGCAGTGGTCGTGGATCCTTTTCATCGAGCCAGAGCACGGCCTTCTGGAAAGGCGCCGTGCCCGCGGCCTTCGGGATCAACTGCACCCGTCGCGCCGCACGCCCATCGACCGGTGACGATTCACCACCACTGATGGTGAATGCCTTCTTCGGCGTGTCGAGCAACTGGCTCAACAGGTCGGCGACAATGGCGCCGTCGGCGTCGGCAGGCAGCTTGAGAACCTGACCGGGCGCACTGCTGGGCAGGTACACCCACAACCACTTGCCGTCACCCACGATACGATCGCCGGCTGGTTGCGTGAAGGTGATGGAGAGCTTGCCCGGGCGCTCCTGCAGGAACACACCCTTCGAATTCACCGTGCGCGCCAGCAGCGGGTTGGTGATTTTCTGTTCGAAGTCCGCCCGCAAGGTGTGTGTGCCGGCCCACGCCTTGGCGACACGCTCATACGACGCGTCGGCCGTTCC contains these protein-coding regions:
- a CDS encoding LolA family protein; translated protein: MTSRPSVVMAVTAACVAALMTTSVGAQGTADASYERVAKAWAGTHTLRADFEQKITNPLLARTVNSKGVFLQERPGKLSITFTQPAGDRIVGDGKWLWVYLPSSAPGQVLKLPADADGAIVADLLSQLLDTPKKAFTISGGESSPVDGRAARRVQLIPKAAGTAPFQKAVLWLDEKDPRPLRVQVVDGQGVDRTITLTTWSPEATLPADAFRFNVPKGVKVASKM